CAGGTCTTTTTCAAGTGCAAGCACCAGATTACTTGTTCATGAAGTTACTATGACATCatctgtttttattttcatcaaaAGTTATCCACCAATACTTTAAAGCTTTAAActtttccttgtattttaaagGAGGCTAAATTCTTATAAAAGTCATCTCTCTAGTCTCCACTCAATAAGCACCAAAATAACCAATTTTAAGGGCATGGCACTCACAACCCTAAAGTCAACATGCAGTTAACAACCCAATCATCTCCAACAGACAAGAAACCCAGTCCACCTAGCTAAATTCTTATGCAAGACATTTCTCTAGTAAGCACCAAAACAAGCAATTCAAACAGAATGGCATCACAACCCTATAGTAAATACACAGTAAACAACCAAATCATCTTTAGGAACAGATCCCCATTAGGAAAGCTTACATCACACGAGCCAATGAATCAAGTGCGCCAGCCCTTGATATAGTTGGGCATATTTACGAGGATGCCTCTTTAGGAATGTGGTTAGAGTAATTAAAGAATAAGACCTCTATAAATAGAAACAGAGAATGTAAGGAAAGTATTAGTTGGTCAATTGGTTTTGGGTGGGAGAGGCCAAGCTCTCAAATTGCTTGGAAAGACTACGTTTTATCCCATTCTTCCTCTTCTTGACCCTGGATAACCGTTGATGCAACATTGGAGGAGAATATTCAATAAAAGTTTcttactttctttctcttgtaTTTTAAATCAGTATCTATAATCATCTTAACTACAAACTTCTTGAAACTGGAAGTATTTTGATTAGTTATCGATATTAACGTGATTCAGAAGTACAATATTTATAGACTAGGTTGTTAGAGGTTTGTATAGCAACATGAGTTCGACATATAAATACCTGATGGCAACCTCTCCTTGTTGGGAAACAAGTGTTGCTAGTTGATTAAAAATGTTGCTGAGCTCATGAATAGTGGACTCAACATTCTGAAGTGCTTCTGCTCTGCTTTGCATGTAACTGTCTTGTAAAGGAACTATCtgttgctgctgttgctgttgttgttgctgctgttgcAACAATGGTTGACTCTCCCCATCCACTTGCTTCCTGTAGATTTAAAGCCATGAAAGTtttaaatcaaaaaaaaaaatgtctggAGCCATAGTTCCAGAAAGAATTTAATCCAACCTGAAACAACCTTAAAATATTAAGCATAGCAAAAGTTTTCATTATTAAATAGGAAAGGATCCACAAGTCATGCTTGTAACTAGAGCTCTTAATTTGGTCCCAGATGCACAATTTTTTTAGGAAGACCTGCCATTTCAATTCCAATCCTCTTTGTCAGGCCAAGTCATCCCAATAAAGGAAAATGGTCTGACATTTTGAATGAGCCTTCCTGCTTTTCTACATGCATTTTGGGCTATCCTGTTTGACCAGCCAATTTCCCTAGGCCGGGCCAAGTTTACTAGTCCTACAGTTTTCTCAGTCCAGGCTAGGGCAACAAAACAAGGTTTGACGAGACACCCTGTTTGACAGGCCTAGTTGTAAGCAAACAAGCAAATGAAATCCATAAATTAATTTAAgtgatttaattaattaatacagTAAAGCAAAGGTTACGAACTTATGTCTGTTCAATGCTGTTAGAGTTCATAGAAGTGAAAAGATAGAGAAAAACTGTTTCTGAAGTGATAATTTCATATCTGAATGATTCTACAATATATGAGTGGACATAAAGCCTAACCAGGCTTGTTGCAAACTGCAGTTATAAAGTAACTTCTCTAACAGAATTCTAACCAATACCTAAGTAACTCTAACTTAACAGTTCCATAGCTCAGACTGCTCAGTACTGATCACTCATTACAACTCGATGCATATTATCTATTTTTATCTATATACTCTATCTAACAAATGCAATCACAAAGGAGGGAGTAAAGACATACTTTCCAAACTGAAATTAATAAATATGGACCCAATGGTGGTGCACTTGTGCCAAAAAGCAGCAAATTTGAGTTCTATTATACTTCAAATGACAATTTGAGGAAGTCAAATAAAACAAGGGTATGTAGCTACGCTTTTGCTCAATATGAATAGATCAATCTTCACTAGAATCGCCAGTTCCTTTGAATAAAAATTATGCACCTCAATAGTCTAATGGCATACTACTACAAATTAAGCGATGAAGAAGCAGTAATGCAGATTATCTAATAAATTAGTTTACCTGCATTGCATAAAAAATCAGCAGGAAAACAACAAAGCGGTGCTTAACTAGAGCCTACAACGAATCAACAAAAGAACAAAGATAGAACAACACAACTTACTTAGGAAACAACTGGGATGAAGATTGCGAACCACTAGCCCATGGAGGTGCAGGGGCATCAGAAGAACTAGCAGCGGACCTCGTAGCTAAAGGTCGCTGACGGACAAAAGGGTTAGCAGAATCTTTCGAGGCAGAGGCCGAAAACAATTGTCTCCTACTCTCGTGTACTTTCATGTTCTTCACAAAACACAACAACACAACATCATCATCAGCCTCAGACATGAAGGTGCAAAACATCCACACAAAAAACACACCAATACAGTACATTATCATTACCTCAGTTCTCATGGTGAGAACATCTTTAAACTCCTTCGTGGCACCCATCAACCGCGTCTTGAGGTCATCTACAACCGTGGTGGAATGACTAGTCGTGTCGGCAGAAGCATTTCCACTCTCATTCCTAGAATTGCTGAGTAACTGAAGATCAACAACCGCGGAGTTTAGCGCAGTAATATCCTGCTTAATAACACTAGTAAGCTCTTGGATTTCCATGGTAGGGTCATCGAAAACCGAAGTCCTTTTCGCCACTGCAAACCATAACAAATAGAAAGCTAAAGCTATTGATTGCATTTGCATAGTTCTAAAACAATCACATAAACTAGCATTGAATAGTCAGTGTTGAGAAATAGTGAGTGAATCAATGGAATTGGTTACATTTTGCGAGCTTGGCGAGCTTCTGAGAGGTTTGGTGAATGCCGTAACCGATTTTGGAGGCTCTTTTGTTGAATTCTGATTGCATAGCAATGGCAGAACGGGGTTCCTCCGATCTGgatgaggtggtggtggtggtggcaggtCCATTGGGTCCAGATCCTGATTTCTTCAACCTCTCTGTGATGCTGTGGAATTCGTGCGTCCGATCCCGATACGATGACTGCGCCGATTTGACGTGCATTTTCCCGGTTCAGGAATTTTCACGGAGGGGAGAATGGTGGCAAGGAAAGGGAAACCCTAGATAGATCCAATTGGGATTGGGATTGGAATTGCGGTGGTTGGGTTGGTTGAAATCGGAGAAGGAGAAGGGGAAGAAGATGCAATGTCGAAAACGATTTTTGTGAATCACGACGGAATTTTGCTTACACCACCGTGTTGCTCTATttggggagttgggtttggggcctccCCTATGGGACTGCGCGccccaccttttttttttaaacccaaaagtgccctacggaaaggtactttccgtattcaatttaactgaatacggaaaggtactttccgtattatattttgatgaatacggaaaggtattttccgtatttaactctgacaggattccccatttttccaccattactcctccctcaccaactttcaccaacccctcaccagcccccctgaacctcctcaatgcctccagaccaccctctctctcaccctctcctacctcactttcattcccaagctctccaccaccatccactccttcatttcccaagctctccaccactacaacaagtgttgtagtagaggtaagtctatgtgtttatttgttgttattttgtaggattaagtagtggaagtagttagattaagtagtttaagtagttagattaagtagtttaagtagttagaaggatgggtttttgaattctgagtcgtgatataatacggattgttatcttccgtattgaatatggaaaggtactttccgtattcagtatggaaagtAACAATCCGTATTCGGTATGGAAAGTATATTTCCGTATTGAGTATGGAATGTAActttccgtattctcttccagggatgacagattcatttttctttggtgagtcacaattgattgaagctggatttcacaatggtcaacctgaagaggccactacagaggtgccaccaccagcatttgtgcccccgtgtataagtatagatgtctcgcatttatttgcaactgatcaggtattctttgaacatatttttgcattgttttgagagtgtaatatatcaattcttattatgtcttgatcacccttgtaatcaattcttattattataacagattttccctacccgtgatgatcttatcaattgggttcatggaattgcgattgaaaatggatatgttacgttgatcacaaagtcagattatgatgggaatggaagcagaaaagcttatgtcatgttggggtgcgagaagcatggtaaatatgttccttat
This is a stretch of genomic DNA from Lotus japonicus ecotype B-129 chromosome 1, LjGifu_v1.2. It encodes these proteins:
- the LOC130727437 gene encoding syntaxin-32-like produces the protein MHVKSAQSSYRDRTHEFHSITERLKKSGSGPNGPATTTTTSSRSEEPRSAIAMQSEFNKRASKIGYGIHQTSQKLAKLAKLAKRTSVFDDPTMEIQELTSVIKQDITALNSAVVDLQLLSNSRNESGNASADTTSHSTTVVDDLKTRLMGATKEFKDVLTMRTENMKVHESRRQLFSASASKDSANPFVRQRPLATRSAASSSDAPAPPWASGSQSSSQLFPKKQVDGESQPLLQQQQQQQQQQQQIVPLQDSYMQSRAEALQNVESTIHELSNIFNQLATLVSQQGEVAIRIDENMDDTLANVEGAQGALLKYLNSISSNRWLMIKIFFVLIFFLMVFLFFVA